A stretch of the Malus domestica chromosome 08, GDT2T_hap1 genome encodes the following:
- the LOC103441468 gene encoding probable clathrin assembly protein At4g32285, whose product MAPSTIRKAIGAVKDQTSIGIAKVASNLAPDLEVAIVKATSHEDDPASEKHVREILTLTSSSRGYVNACVSAVSKRLGKTRDWIVALKALMLVHRLLNDGDPVFGDEIVYATRRGTRLLNLSDFRDEAHSSSWDHSAFVRTYALYLDQRLELMLFERKSSGGGSGTGLGAEDRQGSGGFNGGSSNFRSPPPRNYEYEYGGERERDRDYEYGGGMRRSRSYGDMNDSVSRNGRDEKRIVSVTPLRDMKPERIFAKMGHLQRLLDRFLATRPTGLAKNSRLVLVAVYPLVRESFQLYADICEVLAVLLDKFFDMEYPDCVKAFDAYVSAAKQIDELVGFYGWCKDSGLARSSEYPEVQRIGSKLLETLEEFVRDRSKATKSPERKVETAPVAPVEEPQPDMNEIKALPAPESFTPPPPPEVVAKAEVKQEVVGDLVDLRDNGVSADAQGNQLALALFAGPGGGGSANGSWEAFPSDGQPQVTSAWQTPAAEPGKADWELALVETASNLSRQKQNLGGGMDPLLLDGMYDQGIVRQHVSTAQLTGGSASSVALPGPGKSATQVLALPAPDGTVQAVNQDPFAASLTVPPPSYVQMADLEKKQHLLTQEQQLWNQYAKEGMQGQGSLQKMSSAGYYGAAPMAMQPYGMPPVNGMGMPPPAGYYAPY is encoded by the coding sequence ATGGCGCCGAGCACGATCCGGAAAGCAATCGGAGCCGTCAAGGACCAGACGAGCATCGGCATCGCCAAGGTCGCCAGCAATCTGGCCCCGGACCTCGAGGTCGCTATCGTCAAAGCGACGTCGCACGAGGATGATCCGGCGAGCGAGAAGCACGTCCGTGAGATTCTGACGCTGACGTCATCGTCCCGGGGCTACGTCAACGCTTGCGTGTCGGCGGTGTCGAAGCGTCTGGGGAAGACGCGCGACTGGATCGTGGCGCTCAAGGCGCTGATGCTGGTCCACCGTCTCCTGAATGACGGCGACCCGGTGTTTGGGGACGAGATCGTGTACGCGACCCGCAGGGGTACCCGCCTCCTGAATCTATCGGATTTCAGGGACGAGGCGCACTCGAGCTCGTGGGACCACTCCGCCTTTGTGAGGACTTATGCTCTGTACTTGGATCAGAGGCTTGAGCTGATGCTGTTTGAGAGAAAGAGCAGCGGAGGAGGCAGCGGAACTGGTCTTGGTGCTGAAGATCGGCAGGGCTCTGGCGGCTTCAACGGCGGGTCTTCGAATTTCAGGTCTCCGCCGCCGAGGAATTACGAGTATGAGTACGGAGGAGAGCGAGAGCGAGATCGAGATTATGAATATGGAGGAGGGATGAGGAGGTCGAGGTCGTACGGCGATATGAATGACTCGGTGAGTCGAAACGGGCGAGATGAGAAGAGAATTGTGAGTGTGACCCCATTGAGGGATATGAAGCCGGAGCGGATTTTCGCGAAAATGGGTCATCTGCAGAGGCTGTTGGATCGGTTCTTGGCGACCCGACCCACCGGATTGGCTAAGAACAGTCGGTTGGTTCTGGTGGCTGTGTACCCGTTGGTGAGGGAGAGCTTTCAGCTGTATGCTGATATTTGTGAGGTATTGGCGGTTTTACTTGATAAGTTTTTCGATATGGAGTATCCGGATTGCGTTAAGGCTTTCGATGCTTATGTGAGTGCGGCGAAGCAGATTGATGAGCTGGTTGGGTTTTATGGGTGGTGTAAGGATTCCGGTTTGGCTCGGTCGTCGGAGTATCCGGAGGTGCAGAGGATTGGGAGCAAGTTGCTGGAAACATTGGAGGAGTTTGTGAGGGACAGGTCCAAGGCAACCAAGAGTCCCGAGAGGAAGGTGGAGACTGCTCCTGTGGCTCCAGTGGAGGAGCCCCAACCCGATATGAATGAGATTAAAGCGCTGCCTGCGCCAGAGAGTTTCACTCCCCCGCCACCTCCTGAGGTTGTGGCGAAGGCTGAGGTGAAGCAGGAAGTGGTAGGGGATTTGGTGGATTTGAGGGATAATGGAGTTTCAGCTGATGCACAGGGGAATCAGttggctttggctttgtttGCCGGTCCTGGTGGTGGTGGAAGTGCTAATGGATCGTGGGAAGCTTTCCCATCAGACGGGCAGCCCCAAGTCACCTCGGCTTGGCAGACTCCAGCTGCAGAGCCGGGAAAGGCTGATTGGGAACTGGCATTAGTGGAGACAGCGAGTAATTTATCGAGGCAGAAGCAAAATCTTGGTGGTGGGATGGATCCCTTGTTGTTGGATGGCATGTATGATCAGGGCATTGTGAGGCAGCATGTGAGTACTGCCCAATTGACTGGTGGTAGTGCAAGTAGTGTAGCATTGCCCGGGCCGGGCAAGAGCGCAACGCAGGTGTTAGCTCTTCCCGCTCCAGACGGGACAGTCCAGGCGGTGAATCAGGATCCCTTTGCCGCATCATTAACCGTTCCACCACCTTCCTATGTGCAAATGGCGGATCTGGAGAAGAAGCAGCACTTGCTTACGCAGGAGCAGCAGCTGTGGAACCAATATGCCAAGGAAGGAATGCAAGGCCAAGGTAGCTTGCAGAAAATGAGCAGTGCCGGGTACTACGGAGCAGCTCCTATGGCAATGCAACCCTATGGAATGCCTCCGGTGAACGGAATGGGGATGCCGCCACCGGCTGGCTACTACGCTCCTTACTGA